ATGTTTTGGTTCTCATCTGCTTCTGTTTAAAAAACTTGATAACGATTTCTCCATCATCAGAGACAAAGGCGTAGGTATGATTTCCACTTCCAAGATAATGACATTTCGATCCAATTAGAGAGGCGAGCTCCCTTTGAGACATTGAATTTTCCACTTCCCATTCAGGAGCAGGAGCATGATAAGAGGTAATTTTTTTAAGAGTGAATCCTTTAGGACGATCACATCCGATAGAAAAAGCAATAATCGAAAAGACAAGTAGCCATTTTTTCATGTGCATCAGTTTATACCAATTCCAAGAAATAAAGCATCAAATTCTTCTTGATCTTTTTCCAGAGAACAACCCTTTCGACCTTACTAACCAACAAGTGATTAGTTGCGATCTCCGAGAACAGTTCTTTGAAAAAATCTTCAAGTCAATTTGATGCTTTATTTCATGGAAATGGCATTACACAAAGAGCGCTAAATCGTCTAGGATTTCTGCTGTGTACGTTTCTGATTTAGGAAGAATAAGACCAAGTAGGTGAAGATCAAAGACCTTAAGAGATGTCAAAGCAATCGCATTTCCCCCAAGAGGAATTCTCTCTCTAATCTGATCAATTTCAAGCTCATTTACCGATGCAATGGCAATTAGAGTATAATTTTCAGTGTCTTTTTTCAGGATATGTGTCTGCTCCACCAAGAAATCTTTATCTAAAGCCACTAAAAAGAGCTCAAAATGATTTTTTAATACTTGTGGAGAGGTAAGGCTTTGCAAGTAGGGAGGAGAGATAGAATAGAAGTAGTTTTCAATCAAGCTATCATGAAGAGGCTCTTCCAGAAGCTCTTTAAAAGCTCTTAAATTTTCGTATTTTCTATTGACCATTCCTCCATTGTAATCATGGAGGTAGTAAACGTGAGACTTGATGAATGAAAATACGTCTGTGCGTGCTTTTGCAATGTCTCGAGACCCTTTCAAAATCTTCATTTCATAAAGATAGATTTCTTTGATATAGCGCTTACCCAAGATTCCAGCAACCTTGCGCTCCTGTTTTCGAATCGTAATAGGTGGGCAGGAGGTAAGTTTAAGCTCATCTTCATTGTTTTTTCGCGCGCGAGCAAGGATGACAGAAAAATGATAATGTGTTTCCGTCGCATCGTGATATTGGATAATGACTTCTGAGGGATCATGCACCGAGGAAAGTTCTTTAGAGAGGGAGAGAATGCTTCGCATCTTTTCTTCATCAACAGAGGAGGTAAGAACCTTAGGGATTTGGATTCCACTTTTGATCTCCTTTGGAAGACGCTTTTTCAGAAGTCTTAAATCCTCACCGGTAAATGGTTTTCCTCCTCTCTTCTGGAACTCGAGATAGAGAAGCCGAATGCCTTCAACTTCCTCCTCATTAATCACATTACTGCTAGGCACAAGTTCAACTGTCGGAACGAGAGATGAGACCCTATCAAGAATATCCTGAACTTCTAAGACTTCATGTGGATCAATAAAATTCACCCCAACCAGGAGAGCGAGAGTGGGAACATTCTGGAGAGTTGTTGAGAGAAGCTTGAGACTTAGGTGGCGCTCATTGGGTTTTGTATGTGTCGTATAGGCCAAAATTTTTTGGAACAGGTACAGATAAGAAATCGTTTTAGTTAGATGGGATAGTAAGCGATGAGCAGTAAATTCTTCATGGAATAGAATCGAGAGCTTTTCCATCTCCTTAAAAATAAACTGGTCGAAGGTTTCAGGTTTTGTATCGATATAGGGAAGAATGTGATCGGGAATCTTATCTGGGTCGTGTTCATGCAGTGCTTTTAGAAGGAGGTTTTGCACATCACTAAATAGGGCTTTATTGATAGGTTTTCGAATCAAGGACTCGAGGTTTTCTGAGAGGACCATGCGCTTTTCTTCAACAGAAAGTCCTTTTGCAAGAACCAATTTCCGAGCTTTTTCAACGCCTAGAATAGACAGTCTAATCTCCTCCTCAAAATGACGGAAATTCTTTTTGATGGCATAGAGTTCCTTGAGGCTTTCTACCTCAATAAAAATCTCAATGATATAATACCTTTGCTTGGGCTTGACAATGAACTTAAAGCTAAGGGACCGAAGAAAAGAAATCGGCATTTTTTTTTCAGGAAATAGCTTTTGAGTGATCATATCGCACAAAAAAGGACCGACCCCATGGGTATTCTCTCTCCTAGTAAGTACCGTTAGAGAAAGAGTACAAGGAGCATCGACCTCTTCCGAAAGGGCAACAATAGGAAGCGCTTCATTCAACTTCTCAAAATTCGAATCTATAGGAATAAAGTTGGAAGTTTCATGAATTGCAATCACTGATTCTGGAATGGTTTCTCTGACCAATTTTTCCATAGAAACGACAAATGTGTCGAATCCTGGGTGAGAGTGCTTAAGCGGCGCTGCCGCTTTGATTTTAAAAAAGTCGATTTTCATTTACCCACCATGTGAATTGAAAAACAAATTCTATAAATCAATGCAGAATTATTTGCAAATCGTTAAGAAAAGATCAGGGAAATATTAATCTAAGGAGACAAAGGCTTTGTGAAACTGCATATCTCCCATTGGGGAGATGGAGAGACCATGAAGGCGGGGACTCTTTACATAGACAACATGGAAATGGTAAAGGGGAATGATGGGCATTTCATCCATAAGCAGGGATTCGGCCTCTTCAAGAAGCGTGACTCTTCCCTCTTTGCTTGCGTAGTAAGAGGCTGAAAGAAGTTCAGAATAGTAGGGATTTTTCCAGCCGCTGTAGTTTCGAAAGGCCTCTTTTCCGTTAAAGCGTTCAAGAAAGGACATGGGATCGTGGTACTGTCCAACCCATGACATTTGGGCAATTGAAAAATCGTGGTTATAGAGTTTTGTAAGGTGGGATTTAAATTCTAAGGCTTGAACATTAATATCTATTCCGAGGACTGACTTCCAATAGTTTTGAAGGGTAATGGCTAAATTTCTGTGGAGCTCAGATGTGAAGTAATAGTAAGTGACTTTGGGAAACTCTTGCTTTGTGATTCCAAGCTCTTCAAGCCCTTTGTGAAAATGATGCTGAGCAAGAGCCTTTTGATGATCTAAAAAGAAAGTGGTTACGGTTTCTTTAAGAACATGAGGAACGGGACCCGAGGCAACATCGTCATACATCTGAAAAAGATTTTTTGTGATTTTTTCCCGATTAATTGCTAAGGCGAAAGCCTTTCGAATATGAACGTTATTGAAGGGGAATCGGTTTACATTAAAGGTGCAAAGAGTTGTTCCTGCAATTGGCTTCTGCCTGATTAAATCACTCTTTTTAAGGCTCGCAACTGCATCAAGGGGAAGGGTTGAGGTCAGGCCGCCAACAACATCAAGCTTTCCTTTTTCAAAAAGGTTAAGCGTTGTTCTTTCATCGCTTATCATTGAGACCGTGATTTTTTCTAAGTGGACCTTGTCAGCATTCCAGTAGTAGGGGTTCTTAACTGCAACAATTTCATCGTCATTTTTCCAGGATATAACTTGAAATGGCCCGCAGGAAAGGACTTCTCCGGTTTGATTAGGGTGTGGGACTTCATCACCATGAAAGGGGACTGGAAAATAGGTACAAAAAGAGGTGAGTTCCAAGAAATATGGCGTGGGGCGTCCAAGGCGCACAAGAAGCGTTCTTTCATCAAGGGCCTCTATTCCTACCTTATCAAGAGAGCACTCCCCATTTTTTGCCCGCTCTGCATTTTTTATGGGAAAAAGAAGATGTGCAGATTTTGAAGTGAAATCAGGACTCAGTGCTGCCTTCCATGCGGACTCAAAGTGGTAAGCTGTAAGGGGAGATCCATCTGACCACATCGCAGGCCTTAAGAAAAAGAGGTAGCTTCGCTTGTCTCTTGAGATTTTAACCTGTTCTGCTAAGGCATACGATACCGTTCCATCTGCTTCTAGGTGGGTGAGTCCCTCATAAAGCATGAAATTAAGTGTTGTGGTGACAGGATCCGTGCCTTTTCTAGGGTCAGCAGTAAAGGGGCTATAGCTAAAATTAATCGCTATCGCCTGGCGCTCTCCACCATGCTCCTTCTTCTGGCAAGAAGCCGCTGCAAACAAAAGTAAAATAGGAATAAAAAAATGCCTTATCATCAAGTGGATAATAAGGCATTGTACACATTGTGTTCAAAGAAAAAAGCTTACTAATTACTATTGCTGCTCTTCTTCCATTGAAGAACCGCTTCCATGCTTCATGAGAAACATTGCTACAATTGGAGCCAGTGAGTAACCGGCAGAAGCTAGGTATCCCACTTTCTTCTTCAGCATATAGGAAGAAAGTTTCGGAGTTAGCACAGCTCCAAGAATTGTTGCAATAGCCACTGAGTAGAGCTCTTGCTTCTTCTCTCTCAAACGGTATTTTTCTTTGCTAAGCTCACCTTTTGCCAGCATGTACGTTGGAGCTCCAAGGATTGCAGTCGGTACGCTTCCCTTAACCATCGGGAATGTGTCTCCAAAGGCGAAAATACTCTTCACGCCTAGGTAGGCAACCGCACTTACGACTCCAGAGGCTAGACCAGCATAGATTCCCATTTTTGCACTCTCATTCCACGTAAATATGTCTGTACGCACATGCTTAGAACCGTTTACGTAATGACCCTTATACATATGCATAACATTGCCTACGTAATGATCCTCTTCCACTCCTGAATCAAAGCAGTCCCAAAGCTTTGCAGGGTAGTCGCTAAATCTGTCTGCTCTACATAAGCTATGGTCAGCATCAGAAGTGATAGCAACTGTAAAGAGTGACGCGATGGTTGCGATACTTGCATAGGAGATTGCTCCTGCCAATGACATCTGATGCGAGCTAAACTTACTACTCGAGTAGCGCACCGCAAGAAGAGTCAATGCAAACACACTGGTTGCCATA
The window above is part of the Candidatus Neptunochlamydia sp. REUL1 genome. Proteins encoded here:
- a CDS encoding peptide ABC transporter substrate-binding protein, with the translated sequence MIRHFFIPILLLFAAASCQKKEHGGERQAIAINFSYSPFTADPRKGTDPVTTTLNFMLYEGLTHLEADGTVSYALAEQVKISRDKRSYLFFLRPAMWSDGSPLTAYHFESAWKAALSPDFTSKSAHLLFPIKNAERAKNGECSLDKVGIEALDERTLLVRLGRPTPYFLELTSFCTYFPVPFHGDEVPHPNQTGEVLSCGPFQVISWKNDDEIVAVKNPYYWNADKVHLEKITVSMISDERTTLNLFEKGKLDVVGGLTSTLPLDAVASLKKSDLIRQKPIAGTTLCTFNVNRFPFNNVHIRKAFALAINREKITKNLFQMYDDVASGPVPHVLKETVTTFFLDHQKALAQHHFHKGLEELGITKQEFPKVTYYYFTSELHRNLAITLQNYWKSVLGIDINVQALEFKSHLTKLYNHDFSIAQMSWVGQYHDPMSFLERFNGKEAFRNYSGWKNPYYSELLSASYYASKEGRVTLLEEAESLLMDEMPIIPLYHFHVVYVKSPRLHGLSISPMGDMQFHKAFVSLD